A part of Ziziphus jujuba cultivar Dongzao chromosome 8, ASM3175591v1 genomic DNA contains:
- the LOC107414860 gene encoding formin-like protein 3: MASYYLSFPVVMALFLLVSSANVPPTPRNQTEDLLVATEEMQRANYFSFVMLIKMAQLDGRFQKNVTFLMPNDRMLSKITMTQDSVTDFLLHHSIPSPLLFDHLEYIPTGSMIPSSAAEYMLRISNHGRRSFLLNSVKLISPNICTAGSSIRCHGVDGVLSAPNTPSPSPPPPCPRSSNPAMAAIPPTPSSDPPTPPPSPSSDPPTPPPSPSSDPPTPPPSPSSDPPTPPPSPSRSFGILDSPPVPLVQPPSPQISGSSSLSLPFVGFLITCILLSMWSALLLGP; encoded by the coding sequence ATGGCCAGTTACTACCTAAGTTTTCCAGTTGTCATGGCACTTTTCTTGTTAGTTTCCAGTGCAAACGTTCCTCCAACTCCAAGGAACCAAACCGAAGACCTTCTTGTTGCCACAGAAGAGATGCAAAGAGCCAATTACTTCAGCTTTGTAATGCTCATCAAAATGGCACAATTGGATGGAAGGTTTCAAAAGAATGTAACTTTCTTGATGCCCAACGACCGGATGCTGTCAAAGATCACAATGACACAAGATTCTGTCACCGACTTCTTGCTCCACCATTCAATACCATCGCCTCTGCTTTTCGACCATCTCGAGTATATCCCCACAGGTTCCATGATTCCTAGTTCAGCTGCGGAGTACATGCTTAGAATTTCCAACCATGGCAGGAGGAGTTTTCTTCTCAACAGTGTGAAATTAATCAGCCCAAACATTTGCACTGCAGGGTCTTCCATTCGATGCCATGGTGTTGATGGTGTACTTTCAGCACCAAATACAccttctccttctcctcctcctccttgtCCTAGAAGCTCAAATCCTGCCATGGCAGCTATACCTCCAACCCCATCTTCTGACCCTCCAACCCCACCACCCTCACCGTCCTCTGACCCTCCTACTCCACCACCCTCACCTTCCTCTGACCCTCCAACCCCACCACCCTCTCCGTCCTCTGACCCTCCAACCCCACCACCATCACCTTCTAGATCATTTGGTATCCTTGATTCGCCTCCAGTACCGCTAGTCCAGCCCCCGAGTCCACAAATATCAGGGTCTTCTTCTCTATCATTGCCTTTTGTTGGATTTCTGATAACCTGTATTTTGTTGTCGATGTGGAGTGCCCTGTTACTTGGACCGTAA
- the LOC107414857 gene encoding cellulose synthase-like protein D3 yields MASRSFRASRSNLSATSDTLDGQNKPPLPPTVTFGRRTSSGRYVSYSRDDLDSELGSTDFMNYTVHIPPTPDNQPMDPSISQKVEEQYVSNSLFTGGFNSVTRAHLMDKVIESEASHPQMAGAKGSSCAIPGCDAKVMSDERGVDILPCECDFKICRDCYADAVKTGGGICPGCKEPYKNTDLDEMAVDNARPLPLPPPSGMSKMERRLSLMKSTKSVLMRSQTGDFDHNRWLFETKGTYGYGNAIWPKEGGFGNGKDDEVVEPTELMNKPWRPLTRKLKIPAAVLSPYRLLIFVRMVVLGLFLAWRVKHPNNDAIWLWGMSVVCEIWFAFSWLLDQLPKLCPVNRSTDLNVLKDKFEMPSPNNPTGKSDLPGIDVFVSTADPEKEPPLVTANTILSILAADFPVEKLACYVSDDGGALLTFEAMAEAASFANIWVPFCRKHGIEPRNPESYFNLKRDPYKNKVRPDFVKDRRRVKREYDEFKVRINGLPDSIRRRSDAYHAREEIKTMKLQRQNRDDEPVESVKIPKATWMADGTHWPGTWLNPASEHSKGDHAGIIQVMLKPPSDEPLLGTADDSGFIDLTDVDIRLPLLVYVSREKRPGYDHNKKAGAMNALVRASAIMSNGPFILNLDCDHYIYNSQAMREGMCFMMDRGGDRLCYVQFPQRFEGIDPSDRYANHNTVFFDVNMRALDGLQGPVYVGTGCLFRRIALYGFDPPRAKENHPGCCSCCFARRKKHTSVANTPEENRALRMGDSDDEEMNLSLLPKKFGNSTFLIDSIPVAEFQGRPLADHPAVKNGRPPGSLTIPRDLLDASTVAEAISVISCWYEDKTEWGQRVGWIYGSVTEDVVTGYRMHNRGWKSVYCVTKRDAFRGTAPINLTDRLHQVLRWATGSVEIFFSRNNALLATTRMKFLQRIAYLNVGIYPFTSIFLIVYCFLPALSLFSGQFIVQTLNVTFLTYLLIITLTLCMLAVLEIKWSGIELEEWWRNEQFWLIGGTSAHLAAVLQGLLKVIAGIEISFTLTSKSGGDDVDDEFADLYIVKWTSLMIPPITIMMVNLIAIAVGFSRTIYSVIPQWSRLIGGVFFSFWVLAHLYPFAKGLMGRRGRTPTIVFVWSGLIAITISLLWVAINPPSGTNQIGGSFQFP; encoded by the exons ATGGCATCGAGGTCATTCAGGGCCAGCCGATCAAATCTATCAGCAACTTCCGACACTCTTGATGGGCAAAACAAGCCTCCACTGCCTCCGACCGTCACGTTTGGCCGGAGAACTTCCTCTGGTCGCTATGTCAGCTACTCGAGGGATGATCTAGATAGTGAACTTGGGAGCACTGATTTCATGAACTATACAGTCCACATTCCACCAACCCCAGACAACCAACCAATGGATCCATCAATCTCACAAAAGGTTGAAGAGCAATATGTTTCAAATTCTCTCTTTACAGGTGGCTTTAACAGTGTTACTCGTGCTCATCTCATGGACAAGGTAATTGAATCTGAAGCAAGCCATCCTCAGATGGCAGGGGCAAAAGGATCTTCGTGTGCCATTCCTGGTTGTGATGCAAAGGTGATGAGTGACGAACGCGGTGTTGATATTCTTCCTTGCGAGTGTGACTTCAAAATATGCCGGGATTGCTATGCAGATGCAGTGAAAACCGGGGGTGGAATTTGCCCGGGATGCAAGGAACCGTATAAGAACAcagatttggatgaaatggctgTGGATAATGCACGACCACTGCCGCTTCCTCCTCCAAGTGGGATGTCTAAGATGGAGAGGAGGTTGTCACTGATGAAGTCAACAAAGTCGGTTCTAATGAGGAGCCAAACTGGAGACTTTGATCACAACCGGTGGCTGTTTGAAACCAAGGGAACTTATGGTTATGGAAATGCCATATGGCCCAAGGAAGGGGGTTTTGGAAATGGGAAGGATGATGAAGTTGTTGAACCAACAGAGTTGATGAACAAACCATGGCGACCACTTACACGCAAGTTGAAGATACCTGCTGCTGTTCTGAGCCCATATAG GCTTCTAATTTTTGTTCGCATGGTTGTGCTTGGGTTGTTTTTGGCTTGGAGGGTTAAGCATCCCAACAATGATGCAATATGGCTTTGGGGAATGTCAGTAGTTTGTGAGATCTGGTTTGCTTTTTCTTGGCTGCTTGACCAATTGCCCAAGCTATGCCCAGTAAATCGTTCAACAGATCTTAACgtcttaaaagataaatttgaaATGCCTAGCCCCAACAACCCTACTGGAAAATCTGATCTTCCAGGCATTGATGTCTTTGTCTCTACTGCTGATCCTGAGAAAGAACCACCACTTGTTACTGCAAATACTATCTTGTCCATTCTTGCTGCTGATTTCCCAGTTGAAAAGCTTGCTTGCTATGTTTCTGACGATGGTGGTGCACTACTGACCTTTGAGGCAATGGCAGAAGCTGCAAGCTTTGCTAATATATGGGTCCCGTTTTGCCGTAAACATGGCATTGAGCCCAGGAATCCTGAATCTTACTTCAACTTGAAGAGGGATCCCTACAAGAATAAAGTACGGCCTGACTTTGTTAAAGATCGCAGAAGGGTAAAACGTGAGTATGATGAGTTCAAGGTTCGGATCAATGGACTGCCTGATTCTATCCGCCGTCGGTCAGATGCTTATCATGCTCGTGAGGAGATTAAGACTATGAAGCTTCAAAGACAGAACAGGGACGATGAACCTGTGGAGAGTGTCAAAATCCCCAAAGCAACATGGATGGCTGATGGAACACATTGGCCAGGAACTTGGTTGAACCCTGCATCTGAACACTCTAAGGGTGACCATGCTGGTATTATACAG GTGATGTTAAAACCTCCTAGTGATGAACCACTACTTGGAACAGCTGATGATTCTGGGTTCATCGACCTCACTGATGTTGATATTCGTCTTCCCCTGCTTGTTTATGTATCTCGAGAGAAGCGCCCTGGTTACGATCACAACAAAAAGGCAGGGGCCATGAATGCGTTGGTTCGAGCCTCTGCCATCATGTCTAATGGCCCCTTCATTCTCAATCTTGACTGTGACCACTATATTTACAACTCTCAGGCAATGAGGGAAGGCATGTGCTTCATGATGGATCGTGGAGGTGACCGCCTTTGTTATGTCCAATTCCCTCAGAGGTTTGAGGGCATTGACCCATCTGATCGATATGCCAATCACAACACTGTTTTCTTTGATGTTAATATGCGAGCTCTTGATGGGCTTCAGGGTCCAGTCTATGTTGGAACTGGTTGCTTGTTTCGTAGGATTGCCCTTTATGGCTTTGACCCACCTCGAGCAAAAGAGAACCACCCAGGTTGTTGCAGCTGTTGCTTTGCTCGTCGCAAAAAGCATACCTCAGTTGCTAATACCCCTGAAGAGAACCGAGCATTAAGAATGGGTGATTCAGATGATGAGGAGATGAACCTGTCTTTGCTACCAAAAAAGTTTGGGAACTCAACATTCCTTATTGATTCAATTCCAGTGGCAGAGTTCCAAGGTCGTCCCCTTGCTGACCACCCAGCTGTGAAGAATGGACGCCCACCTGGTTCTCTCACTATTCCTCGTGATCTTCTTGATGCATCAACTGTTGCTGAGGCTATCAGCGTCATTTCCTGCTGGTATGAAGATAAGACGGAGTGGGGACAGCGTGTTGGGTGGATTTATGGATCTGTTACTGAAGACGTGGTCACTGGGTATAGGATGCACAACAGAGGATGGAAATCAGTTTACTGTGTCACAAAGCGTGATGCCTTCCGAGGAACAGCTCCAATTAATCTTACTGATAGGCTGCATCAGGTGCTTAGATGGGCTACCGGTTCAGTTGAGATTTTCTTCTCCCGCAATAATGCCCTCCTGGCCACTACAAGGATGAAGTTCTTACAAAGGATTGCATACCTTAATGTTGGTATATACCCTTTCACCTCCATCTTCCTTATCGTCTACTGCTTCCTACCTGCCCTTTCTCTCTTCTCTGGTCAGTTCATTGTGCAGACCCTCAATGTCACATTCCTTACTTATCTCCTCATCATTACTTTAACTCTATGTATGCTTGCTGTGCTTGAGATCAAATGGTCTGGCATTGAATTAGAAGAATGGTGGAGAAATGAGCAGTTTTGGTTGATAGGAGGGACTAGCGCCCACCTTGCTGCTGTGCTTCAGGGTCTATTGAAAGTTATTGCAGGGATTGAAATCTCTTTCACCTTAACATCAAAATCAGGTGGTGATGATGTGGATGATGAGTTTGCCGATCTCTATATAGTCAAATGGACATCCTTGATGATACCACCAATCACAATCATGATGGTCAACTTGATTGCAATAGCAGTTGGGTTTAGCCGAACTATCTATAGTGTCATACCCCAATGGAGCCGTTTAATTGGTGGGGTTTTCTTCAGTTTCTGGGTTTTGGCACATCTCTATCCTTTTGCCAAAGGATTGATGGGAAGACGAGGGAGGACACCCACCATTGTTTTTGTATGGTCGGGACTCATTGCAATCACCATATCTCTTCTCTGGGTGGCAATCAACCCCCCTTCTGGTACTAACCAAATTGGAGGTTCATTCCAATTTCCCTAG
- the LOC107414831 gene encoding TOM1-like protein 1, translating to MSDNLMDKVNALGERLKIGGAEVGRKMSAGMSSMSFKMKELFQGPNQADKVVEDATSEALEEPDWALNLDICDMINTEKINSVDLIRGIKRRIMLKNPRIQYLSLVLLETIVKNCEKAFSEVAAERVLDEMVKLIDDPQTVVNNRNKALVLIEAWGESTSELRYLPVYEETYKSLRSRGIRFPGRDDESLAPIFTPPRSASAPELDASLPQQVQHDIPVHSYTAEQTKEAFDVARNSIELLSTVLSSSPQQDALEDDLSTTLVQQCRQSQYTVQRIIETAGDNEALLFEALNVNDEIQKVLSKYEELKKPSVAAAEPEPAMIPVAVEPDESPRHAKEDALVRKPAGSRGGAQGGINDDMMDDLDEMIFGKKGGSGGSSEAAGQQPKKQQSSKDDLISF from the exons ATGAGTGACAATTTGATGGATAAGGTGAATGCACTCGGTGAACGCCTCAAGATTGGAGGTGCAGAGGTGGGCCGTAAGATGAGTGCAGGCATGAGCTCAATGAGCTTCAAGATGAAGGAGCTCTTCCAGGGTCCTAACCAGGCAGATAAGGTGGTCGAGGATGCCACATCAGAGGCCCTAGAGGAGCCTGACTGGGCTTTGAATCTTGATATTTGCGACATGATCAACACTGAAAAGATCAATAGTGTTGATCTAATCCGCGGAATAAAAAGGCGGATTATGTTGAAGAATCCTAGGATTCAGTATTTGTCCTTAGTGCTGCTTGAAACCATTGTTAAGAACTGTGAGAAGGCTTTCTCAGAGGTGGCAGCTGAAAGAGTCCTCGATGAGATGGTGAAGCTGATCGATGATCCTCAGACTGTTGTTAACAACCGCAACAAGGCATTGGTGCTGATTGAAGCATGGGGGGAGTCAACCAGCGAGCTTCGCTATTTGCCTGTATATGAAGAAACTTACAAG AGTTTAAGATCAAGGGGTATTCGGTTCCCTGGTCGTGACGACGAGAGCTTGGCACCTATTTTTACTCCTCCTCGTTCAGCTTCAGCTCCAGAACTTGATGCTAGTCTTCCGCAGCAGGTTCAGCATGATATCCCTGTGCATAGCTATACAGCTGAACAAACGAAGGAGGCTTTTGATGTTGCAAGAAACAGCATTGAGCTTCTTTCAACGGTTTTGTCTTCTTCACCCCAGCAAGATGCTTTGGAG GATGACTTATCCACCACACTTGTACAGCAGTGCCGCCAGTCTCAATATACCGTGCAGAGAATTATTGAAACAGCTGGAGATAATGAGGCCCTGCTATTTGAAGCCTTGAATGTGAATGATGAGATCCAGAAGGTGCTGTCCAAGTATGAAGAACTGAAGAAGCCTTCAGTGGCTGCAGCAGAGCCAGAGCCTGCAATGATACCAGTGGCGGTGGAGCCAGATGAGTCGCCCCGGCATGCAAAGGAAGATGCACTGGTTAGAAAACCTGCTGGTTCTCGGGGCGGGGCACAGGGAGGGATCAATGATGATATGATGGATGATCTTGATGAAATGATATTTGGCAAGAAAGGTGGTAGTGGAGGTTCGTCTGAAGCAGCAGGCCAACAACCTAAGAAGCAGCAATCGTCGAAGGATGATCTCATCTCTTTCTAG